From the genome of Geminocystis herdmanii PCC 6308, one region includes:
- a CDS encoding phosphoketolase family protein, translated as MTTAPFYQGIQYFKEELPYFSDYGQENAILDNETAISSPTDKKAVYQTLLASDALRYLTLHITASKESGHPGGFASCVEVIASLVMLGHKNLITEVGHHAPGFYSTVFLDRSLEKMGIHTVQDMSDRFREMHGLLGHLSGQIPGLLNPAGPLGQGQHFAMAGAKLHPNTLFPVTIGDGGLGEPYIMSSFGHFNTAYPQVTNFLPILVWNGYSQEHHSMVSTKTNEEMIAYWEGNGFKEVILVNAKDFDDANQEGEYVDSTKFSFEKRLEFTQAVLEATDKASKSALGGTLTVLIIKQLKGAGVHKRGSQSHNLYPGDTLEKDYIISALQERALTKEAWELVRSNFVRANGGSNADKAVTESVLPLPDLGKLPLTEYAVGGDKKVATTAMGEIVVHVGKNDPNFIVTNADGNAASGINNINIGLNIVHPTVDATYFQQPQGQVYEPLSEDACAGLAVALSLFGARTLWCSYESFAINGLPIWQTVTQAMAELRRETPSTITLFTAGALEQGRNGWTHQRPEIENYFAAMMRNGNVFPLFPCDANSIQVCYEWALSTSNKGITITASKSPLPILTTFEQTREALDKGGVILHDSEGSKKIVFPVIGDMTLIPVYEATKTLEAEGYGVRIVSVINPRRLYRPTDVAWDSCTVKDDNFLDDAGFERLFGGDVVIGVTGGTSAMLEPIMLRSNAKRDTFAWKRGETTASAGQLMAFNGLTAEALVARAKQL; from the coding sequence ATGACAACAGCCCCATTTTATCAAGGAATCCAGTATTTTAAAGAAGAATTACCCTATTTTAGTGATTATGGTCAAGAAAACGCTATTTTAGACAATGAAACAGCAATTTCCTCTCCTACAGACAAAAAAGCCGTTTATCAAACCCTTCTCGCTTCCGATGCTTTGCGTTACCTTACCCTTCATATTACCGCTAGTAAAGAATCAGGACATCCCGGGGGTTTCGCTAGTTGTGTCGAAGTAATCGCCTCCCTCGTCATGTTAGGGCATAAAAATTTAATAACCGAAGTGGGACATCATGCCCCCGGATTCTATAGTACCGTATTCCTCGATCGATCCCTCGAAAAAATGGGTATCCATACAGTACAAGATATGAGCGATCGTTTTCGGGAAATGCACGGGCTTTTAGGGCATTTATCGGGACAAATCCCCGGATTACTCAATCCAGCCGGTCCTCTTGGGCAAGGACAACATTTTGCTATGGCAGGGGCGAAATTACACCCAAATACGCTGTTTCCCGTTACTATTGGAGACGGAGGATTAGGTGAACCTTATATTATGAGTAGCTTTGGACACTTCAATACTGCTTATCCCCAAGTTACCAACTTTTTACCTATCCTAGTGTGGAATGGTTACTCCCAAGAGCATCATAGTATGGTATCCACCAAGACGAATGAAGAAATGATAGCTTACTGGGAGGGTAACGGCTTTAAGGAAGTAATCCTCGTCAACGCCAAAGACTTCGATGACGCTAATCAAGAAGGCGAATATGTGGATAGCACCAAATTTTCCTTTGAAAAACGCTTAGAATTTACTCAAGCGGTTTTAGAAGCTACCGACAAAGCTAGTAAATCCGCCTTGGGTGGTACTTTAACGGTTTTAATCATTAAACAACTAAAAGGGGCAGGTGTCCACAAACGAGGTTCACAATCCCATAACTTATACCCCGGTGACACTTTAGAAAAAGATTATATCATCTCAGCCCTCCAAGAAAGAGCCTTAACTAAAGAAGCATGGGAATTAGTGCGTAGTAATTTTGTTCGGGCTAATGGCGGTTCAAATGCAGACAAAGCCGTTACCGAATCAGTGTTACCCCTTCCCGACTTAGGCAAATTACCCTTAACCGAGTATGCTGTGGGAGGAGATAAAAAAGTCGCTACTACCGCTATGGGTGAAATTGTAGTTCATGTCGGCAAAAATGATCCCAATTTCATCGTCACTAACGCTGATGGTAACGCCGCATCTGGAATTAATAACATCAACATTGGCTTAAATATCGTACATCCCACCGTAGATGCTACCTATTTTCAGCAACCCCAAGGGCAAGTTTATGAGCCTTTAAGTGAGGATGCTTGTGCAGGTTTAGCCGTTGCCTTATCGCTTTTTGGAGCAAGAACCTTGTGGTGTTCTTACGAATCATTTGCAATAAATGGGCTACCAATTTGGCAAACCGTCACCCAAGCCATGGCGGAATTGAGACGGGAAACCCCTTCTACTATTACTTTATTCACCGCAGGGGCATTAGAGCAAGGACGCAACGGTTGGACTCATCAACGCCCCGAAATCGAGAACTATTTTGCCGCTATGATGCGTAATGGTAACGTTTTCCCCCTCTTTCCTTGCGATGCTAACAGTATTCAAGTTTGTTATGAATGGGCATTATCCACTAGCAATAAGGGAATTACCATTACTGCAAGTAAATCTCCATTACCAATTTTAACCACTTTTGAGCAAACCAGAGAAGCCTTAGACAAAGGCGGAGTTATCCTCCACGACTCCGAAGGAAGCAAAAAAATTGTTTTCCCTGTCATCGGTGACATGACTTTAATTCCTGTCTATGAAGCCACGAAAACCTTAGAAGCAGAAGGCTATGGAGTGCGTATCGTTTCCGTTATCAATCCTCGCCGTTTATATCGCCCCACGGATGTGGCTTGGGATAGTTGCACTGTCAAAGATGATAATTTCCTTGATGATGCAGGATTTGAGCGGTTATTCGGTGGAGATGTGGTGATCGGTGTGACTGGTGGTACAAGTGCCATGTTAGAGCCTATTATGTTGCGTAGTAATGCGAAACGAGATACTTTTGCCTGGAAACGGGGAGAAACCACCGCCAGTGCAGGGCAATTAATGGCATTTAATGGTTTAACGGCTGAGGCTTTAGTTGCCAGAGCAAAACAATTATAA
- a CDS encoding DUF2301 domain-containing membrane protein, with the protein MTESEVYQGQFGYFTITQDDRKEVIIYRIGLGVAAVSFAVGILVFFWVGLNPITEKIITLLFAFFIIGLGVSLQKIHIYLKPLHDTLKLFWIIGTISTIIFSIESQGNLVTFINNNPLSLLGIGFIFASLTGIFIKEAFCFNRVESKVLTLMIPSLLLGYMLDIFTLKLEQFLLATWGILFLVFIMNKTIQDITPDIGDKSVFEYLKNQKNKQIN; encoded by the coding sequence ATGACAGAATCTGAAGTTTATCAAGGACAATTCGGATATTTTACCATAACCCAAGACGATCGAAAAGAAGTCATAATCTATCGTATTGGTTTAGGAGTCGCTGCCGTCAGTTTTGCTGTGGGAATATTAGTCTTTTTTTGGGTAGGTTTAAATCCCATTACTGAAAAAATAATTACTCTCTTATTTGCCTTTTTTATCATCGGATTAGGGGTAAGTTTACAAAAAATTCATATTTATTTAAAACCCTTACATGATACCCTCAAACTTTTCTGGATAATCGGTACAATTAGTACTATCATCTTTTCGATCGAAAGTCAAGGAAATTTAGTAACTTTTATCAATAACAATCCCTTAAGTTTATTAGGAATTGGCTTTATTTTTGCTAGTTTAACAGGAATATTTATTAAAGAAGCCTTCTGTTTTAACCGTGTAGAATCAAAAGTTTTAACCTTGATGATTCCCAGTTTATTACTAGGTTATATGCTTGATATTTTCACCTTAAAATTAGAACAATTTTTACTAGCTACATGGGGAATATTATTTTTAGTATTTATCATGAATAAAACCATTCAAGACATTACCCCAGACATAG